In a single window of the Sphaeramia orbicularis unplaced genomic scaffold, fSphaOr1.1, whole genome shotgun sequence genome:
- the LOC115416909 gene encoding interferon-induced protein 44-like: protein MSVSNNERQEIKDPPGVQEVEGRSLESMDMCCVGAVVHVSPLGSTAVPGVITAAEVQTYQHIQADAAARFGNGLERPHMSYFPAPPPPSPPTSEDPWRKTDWTRKQKEDLQRFVRDYQPKGSKVEQLRVLIYGPVGAGKSSFINSVITAIRGQSYIRAAANAAETATKSFTVKYEAHKIQRQGEGHHPIVFYDIMGLEDGENFGVRAEDIQLAMKGHVKEGYEVQPNVPAPPQSGGCAGSPEKIREPSSKAQFNPTSTLSMFNGHYKIFPTPNDQVHVLVCLLNVNSPNISPSVIQKMKAIRETARDLGIPQIAIAAHIDECCDEIEKDVKDVYKSTHLKKKMTEFSNAVGIPLNCIFPVKNYSTDSEPDDDMDILILTAVKHILNYGDDFLHNMQKIL from the exons atgagtgtgtccaataatgaacgACAGGAAATCAAAGACCCACCTGGagttcaggaagtagaggggcggagcttagagTCCATGGACATGTGTTGTGTTGGAGCCGTGGTTCATGTCAGTCCACTGGGTTCAACAGCTGTCCCAGGTGTGATCACTGCTGCTGAAGTGCAGACGTACCAGCACATCCAGGCTGATGCAGCTGCTCGTTTTGGGAATGGAC TGGAGAGACCACACA TGTCATactttccagctcctcctccaccaTCACCTCCCA CATCTGAAGATCCATGGAGGAAGACGGACTGGAC gagGAAACAGAAAGAAGACCTCCAGAGGTTTGTGAGGGACTATCAGCCTAAGGGTTCTAAGGTGGAACAGCTCAGGGTTCTGATCTATGGACCAGTCGGAGCTGGAAAGTCCAGCTTCATCAACTCTGTCATAACTGCGATCCGTGGCCAGAGTTATATCAGAGCTGCAGCCAATGCTGCTGAAACAGCCACAAAGAGCTTCACTGTAAAG TACGAGGCTCATAAAATCCAAAGACAAGGAGAAGGTCATCACCCCATCGTCTTCTACGACATCATGGGGTTGGAGGACGGTGAGAACTTCGGTGTCCGAGCTGAAGACATTCAACTGGCCATGAAGGGACATGTGAAGGAGGGTTACGAGGTACAACCCAACGTTCCAGCTCCTCCTCAGAGTGGAGGTTGTGCTGGTTCTCCAGAGAAAATCAGAGAACCAtcttctaaagcacag TTCAACCCTACATCTACACTGTCAATGTTCAACGGACACTATAAAATCTTTCCAACCCCAAATGACCAGGTTCATGTGTTGGTTTGTCTCCTCAATGTCAACTCACCAAACATTAGCCCCTCAGTCATTCAGAAGATGAAGGCCATCAGAGAAACAGCCAGAGATCTGG GGATTCCACAGATAGCCATTGCAGCCCACATTGATGAATGCTGTGACGAAATCGAGAAGGATGTGAAGGACGTCTACAAGAGCACACATCTGAAGAAAAAG atGACAGAGTTCAGCAACGCTGTGGGAATCCCCCTGAACTGCATCTTCCCAGTGAAGAACTACAGCACTGACTCTGAACCAGATGATGACATGGACATACTCATCCTCACTGCAGTGAAACATATCTTAAACTATGGAGATGACTTCCTTCATAACAT GCAAAAAATTTTGTAA